The following proteins are encoded in a genomic region of Mycolicibacterium rutilum:
- a CDS encoding CaiB/BaiF CoA-transferase family protein, with amino-acid sequence MVPALDDYTIVDLSSGIAGAYCTKLLADGGATVIKVESPQGDPLRSWSASGAPVEPDGDGALFSFLACSKHSVVVDSGSTDDLDMLRGLLAAADAAVWSHGSAVAELDEFGPAAIADAYDHLTVTSITPFGLDGPWADKPATEFTTQAWSGGVIGLGRGAQDRAPLFVAGQIGEYLAGAYAAVATLALPAGLVDLSMLETQILCLTYYSVPFFDALGRPFRDRRRLTIPGVASAADGLVALGCGTAQQWFDLCAMVGHDEWIDEASDLSITEQANIHAEQIYEWVRENRVEDILDLSSAFRIPNAPVGNGATVTSFEQFVERGTFVSNPRDGFTQPGPPYRTSPPLLRSADPTPRLGEHTETYRSRHSIPGRRSGDATARNAISGGLPVDGIRVLDMTSFWAGPSCTHVLAMLGAEVIHVESTARPDGTRLIAGVPITEEQWWERSPIFTGLNTGKKSVTLDIRSERGVELLRELITTCDVIVENYTPRLLEQIGLDFEGVQRLRPDAIILRMPGFGLDGPWRDKPAFAYVIEDCSGITWLTGHPDQNPVEPYSVGDPNAGVHGLTALLLALEHRRKTGEGVRIEAAMVDAALNVAAEQVVEYSAHGTLLQRQGNRGPAAAPQNLYRTGELDEFGRPDDWVAIAVATDEQWAGLVAALGDPTWVTPELASADGRRRHHDLIDARLGEWCATRTGDQIVETLWAAGVPVAKVMQPHRVGDLPQLAHRGFYERVNHPVNPAARHSTVPMRMSSVSAPLHRAPAPLLGEHNREVLSGLGLSDDEIDELESQGIIGSAPAGLTIRTTKTG; translated from the coding sequence ATAGTGCCGGCGCTGGACGACTACACCATCGTTGACCTGTCGAGCGGTATCGCGGGCGCCTACTGCACCAAACTGCTCGCCGACGGCGGCGCCACGGTGATCAAAGTCGAATCGCCGCAGGGTGATCCGCTGCGGTCATGGTCGGCGTCCGGCGCACCGGTCGAACCGGACGGCGACGGCGCACTGTTCAGCTTCCTGGCCTGCTCGAAGCACAGCGTGGTCGTCGACTCCGGCTCGACCGACGATCTGGACATGCTGCGCGGCCTGCTGGCGGCGGCCGATGCGGCGGTGTGGTCGCACGGATCCGCGGTCGCGGAGCTCGACGAGTTCGGTCCGGCCGCGATCGCGGACGCCTACGACCATCTGACCGTCACCTCGATCACGCCGTTCGGTCTGGACGGGCCGTGGGCCGACAAACCGGCCACCGAGTTCACCACGCAGGCGTGGTCGGGCGGGGTGATCGGGCTCGGCCGCGGCGCGCAGGATCGGGCGCCGCTGTTCGTCGCCGGGCAGATCGGGGAGTACCTGGCGGGCGCGTACGCCGCCGTCGCCACGCTGGCGCTGCCCGCCGGGCTCGTCGACCTGTCCATGCTCGAGACCCAGATCCTTTGCCTGACCTACTATTCCGTTCCGTTCTTCGACGCGCTGGGCCGGCCGTTCCGGGACCGCCGGCGGTTGACGATCCCGGGTGTCGCGTCGGCGGCCGACGGGCTGGTGGCGCTGGGCTGCGGTACCGCCCAGCAGTGGTTCGACTTGTGCGCGATGGTCGGCCACGACGAGTGGATCGACGAAGCGTCCGATCTGTCGATCACCGAACAGGCCAACATCCACGCTGAACAGATCTACGAATGGGTGCGGGAGAACCGCGTCGAGGACATCCTCGACCTGTCGTCGGCGTTCCGCATTCCCAATGCGCCGGTCGGCAACGGCGCGACCGTGACGTCCTTCGAGCAGTTCGTCGAGCGCGGCACGTTCGTCAGCAATCCGCGCGACGGGTTCACCCAGCCCGGGCCGCCGTATCGCACGTCGCCGCCGCTGCTGCGCTCGGCGGACCCGACACCACGCCTCGGCGAGCACACCGAGACCTACCGGTCGCGACATAGCATTCCCGGTCGTCGATCGGGCGATGCAACAGCCAGGAATGCTATTTCGGGGGGTCTGCCGGTCGACGGGATCCGCGTCCTGGACATGACGAGCTTCTGGGCGGGGCCGTCGTGCACACATGTGCTGGCGATGCTCGGCGCCGAGGTGATCCACGTGGAGTCCACGGCGCGACCCGACGGCACCCGGTTGATCGCCGGCGTGCCGATCACCGAGGAGCAGTGGTGGGAGCGGTCGCCGATCTTCACGGGCCTCAACACGGGTAAGAAGAGCGTCACGCTGGACATCCGGTCCGAGCGCGGCGTCGAACTGCTGCGCGAGCTGATCACGACCTGCGACGTGATCGTCGAGAACTACACGCCGCGGCTGCTCGAGCAGATCGGGCTGGACTTCGAGGGCGTGCAGCGGCTGCGCCCCGACGCGATCATCCTCCGGATGCCCGGGTTCGGCCTGGACGGGCCGTGGCGGGACAAGCCGGCGTTCGCCTACGTCATCGAGGACTGCTCCGGAATCACCTGGCTCACCGGACATCCCGACCAGAACCCGGTCGAGCCATACTCGGTCGGTGACCCCAACGCGGGGGTGCACGGGCTGACCGCGCTGCTGCTGGCCCTCGAACACCGGCGCAAGACGGGGGAGGGGGTGCGGATCGAGGCCGCGATGGTCGACGCCGCGCTCAACGTCGCCGCCGAGCAGGTCGTCGAATACTCGGCGCACGGCACGCTGCTGCAGCGCCAGGGCAACCGCGGGCCCGCCGCGGCACCCCAGAACCTCTACCGCACCGGTGAACTCGACGAGTTCGGTCGGCCGGACGACTGGGTGGCGATCGCCGTCGCCACCGACGAGCAGTGGGCCGGGCTGGTCGCCGCGCTGGGTGACCCGACGTGGGTGACGCCGGAGCTGGCGAGCGCCGACGGTCGTCGTCGCCACCACGATCTGATCGACGCCCGGCTCGGCGAATGGTGTGCCACCCGCACCGGCGACCAGATCGTCGAAACCCTCTGGGCGGCAGGGGTGCCGGTCGCCAAGGTCATGCAACCGCACCGCGTCGGGGACCTCCCGCAGCTGGCCCACCGCGGGTTCTACGAGCGCGTGAACCACCCCGTCAACCCCGCCGCGCGGCACAGCACGGTGCCGATGCGCATGTCGTCGGTGAGCGCGCCGCTGCACCGCGCGCCCGCACCGCTGCTCGGCGAGCACAACCGCGAGGTGCTGTCGGGCCTCGGGCTGAGCGACGACGAGATCGACGAGCTGGAGAGCCAGGGCATCATCGGGTCGGCACCGGCGGGTCTGACCATCCGCACCACCAAGACTGGTTGA
- a CDS encoding WS/DGAT/MGAT family O-acyltransferase codes for MKRLNGMDAMLLYSETPNLHTHTLKVAIIHAADYRAEHGEPFTFDVFRRTVARRLHLLDPLRYTLVDIPWRLHRPMWLEDCPVDLDYHLRRVDVPSPGGRRELDEVIGRIASTPLDRSRPLWEFHFAEGMADDRFALIGKVHHTLADGVASANLLARLMDLAGSPSTEERDGYDTCDAPSPRELLRAAGRDHMQNVAAIPGVVRDAVRGAVRVSRRSRERDREAEQAKLFRTPPTFLNHVVSPGRTFATASVALAEVKETAKALGVTFNDIVLGTAAGGLRELLLRYDGRADRPILASVPVSTDRSPDRVTGNEISGLAVSLPVHVDDPLERVRLTSRATASAKEVHDLLGPKLQGQMMEYLPPPLAPALFRWQSARAAHNRVMNVAISTVPGPREHGHVGGARVTEIYSVGVLSAGSAFNMTVWSYVDQVDISVLSDDATFGDVHEATDAMIHGLSEIRRAAGLPGLSTVGTAMAPAPALN; via the coding sequence GTGAAGCGACTCAACGGCATGGACGCCATGCTGCTGTACAGCGAGACGCCGAATCTGCACACGCACACGCTGAAGGTCGCGATCATCCACGCCGCGGACTACCGCGCCGAGCACGGAGAGCCGTTCACCTTCGACGTGTTCCGCCGCACGGTCGCGCGGCGGCTGCACCTCCTCGACCCGCTGCGCTACACACTGGTCGACATCCCGTGGCGGTTGCATCGCCCCATGTGGCTGGAGGACTGCCCGGTCGATCTCGACTACCACCTGCGCCGCGTGGATGTGCCGAGCCCGGGTGGCCGGCGCGAACTCGACGAGGTGATCGGACGGATCGCGAGCACCCCACTGGACCGCAGCCGTCCGTTGTGGGAGTTCCACTTCGCCGAGGGGATGGCCGACGACCGGTTCGCGCTGATCGGGAAGGTGCACCACACGCTGGCCGACGGTGTCGCCTCGGCCAACCTGCTGGCCAGGCTGATGGATCTGGCGGGCTCGCCGTCCACCGAGGAGCGCGACGGCTACGACACCTGCGACGCGCCGTCGCCGCGTGAGCTGTTGCGTGCCGCCGGCCGCGACCACATGCAGAACGTCGCCGCGATCCCCGGGGTGGTGCGCGACGCCGTGCGGGGTGCCGTCCGGGTGAGCCGGCGGTCCCGCGAGCGGGACCGGGAAGCCGAGCAGGCGAAGCTGTTCCGGACTCCGCCGACCTTCCTCAACCATGTCGTCTCGCCCGGACGCACGTTCGCGACCGCGTCGGTCGCGCTGGCCGAGGTCAAGGAGACCGCCAAGGCGCTCGGCGTCACGTTCAACGACATCGTGCTCGGCACCGCGGCGGGTGGGCTGCGCGAACTGCTGCTGCGCTACGACGGGCGCGCCGACCGCCCGATCCTGGCGTCCGTGCCGGTGTCGACCGACCGGTCACCGGACCGGGTCACCGGCAACGAGATCAGTGGACTCGCGGTCTCCCTGCCGGTGCACGTCGACGATCCGCTCGAACGCGTCCGGTTGACGTCACGGGCCACCGCGAGCGCCAAGGAGGTGCACGATCTACTCGGCCCGAAGTTGCAGGGCCAGATGATGGAGTACCTCCCGCCTCCGCTGGCCCCGGCGCTGTTCCGGTGGCAGTCCGCTCGGGCCGCGCATAACCGAGTGATGAACGTCGCGATCTCCACCGTGCCGGGACCACGCGAGCACGGCCACGTCGGCGGCGCCCGGGTCACCGAGATCTACTCGGTCGGGGTGCTGTCGGCGGGCAGCGCGTTCAACATGACAGTGTGGAGTTACGTCGACCAGGTGGACATCTCGGTGCTCTCCGACGACGCCACGTTCGGCGATGTGCACGAGGCCACCGACGCGATGATCCACGGGCTGAGCGAGATCCGGCGCGCCGCAGGGCTTCCCGGCCTCTCGACGGTGGGCACCGCGATGGCCCCGGCACCTGCCCTCAACTAG
- a CDS encoding NAD-dependent epimerase/dehydratase family protein: MSGTVLVTGGFGLVGSATARQLAADGRRVIVADLDTPANRKAADKLPDGVEYRWTDLTDAGQVERLVSETAPAAVIHLAAIIAPAIYRAPKLARKVNVDATATLVRIAEAQPNPPRFVHASSNAVFGPRNPHRNPEPLRADDPMRPCDIYSGTKAEAEEIVRSSSLDWVVLRFGGVLSTDLGALPLGGDAMLFESALPSDNRVQTVDVRDVAFACAAATTADVVGEILLIAGDESHRHCYGDLAPALVAALGMPGAIPPGRPGDPDSDTDWFVTDWMDTTRAQEALQFQRHSWDDMMGELRSKFWFARIPGALLAPLVREFMKRRSVYWNAPGKYADPWGAIRDKLGDPSWERP, from the coding sequence ATGTCCGGCACGGTGCTCGTCACCGGCGGTTTCGGTCTGGTCGGTTCGGCCACCGCGCGCCAGCTCGCGGCAGACGGGCGCCGCGTGATCGTCGCCGACCTCGACACCCCGGCCAACCGCAAGGCGGCCGACAAGCTGCCCGACGGCGTCGAGTACCGCTGGACCGACCTTACCGACGCGGGTCAGGTCGAACGCCTGGTGTCCGAGACCGCACCGGCCGCCGTCATCCACCTCGCCGCGATCATCGCGCCCGCCATCTACCGCGCCCCGAAACTGGCCCGCAAGGTCAACGTCGACGCGACGGCGACCCTGGTCCGGATCGCCGAGGCGCAGCCGAACCCGCCGCGGTTCGTCCACGCCTCGAGCAACGCGGTGTTCGGTCCGCGCAATCCGCACCGCAACCCGGAGCCGCTGCGCGCCGACGATCCGATGCGACCGTGCGACATCTACAGCGGCACCAAGGCCGAAGCCGAGGAGATCGTCCGATCCTCCAGCCTCGACTGGGTGGTGCTGCGGTTCGGCGGCGTGCTCAGCACCGATCTCGGCGCGCTGCCGCTGGGCGGCGACGCCATGTTGTTCGAGAGCGCCCTGCCCAGCGACAACCGGGTGCAGACCGTCGATGTCCGAGATGTCGCGTTCGCCTGCGCGGCGGCGACGACGGCCGACGTCGTGGGTGAGATCCTGCTGATCGCCGGCGACGAGTCGCACCGGCATTGCTACGGCGACCTCGCGCCGGCACTGGTGGCGGCGCTCGGCATGCCCGGCGCCATCCCGCCGGGGCGTCCCGGCGACCCCGACAGCGACACCGACTGGTTCGTCACCGACTGGATGGACACCACGCGGGCCCAGGAGGCGCTGCAGTTCCAACGTCATTCGTGGGACGACATGATGGGTGAGCTGCGGTCGAAATTCTGGTTCGCCCGGATACCGGGTGCGCTGCTGGCCCCGCTGGTGCGCGAGTTCATGAAGCGCCGCAGCGTGTACTGGAACGCGCCGGGGAAGTACGCCGACCCGTGGGGCGCGATTCGCGACAAGTTGGGCGATCCGTCCTGGGAACGGCCGTAA
- a CDS encoding lysophospholipid acyltransferase family protein, translated as MSSGGADKEVAKWDPGFTKQIMDRVGPVIKRYFRAEVRDLDRMPAAGGALVVSNHSGGMLTPDVMVLAPAFYKRFGFDRPLYTLAHYGVFLGNIGDWLRRSGVIEASRENAAKALRDGSVVLVFPGGDYDSYRPTFTENVIDFNGRKGYVRTAIETGVPIVPVVSIGAQETQLFLARGDSIARRLGLTRARMEILPLSIGFPFGLSAIFPPNVPLPSKIVTRVLDPIDIRAEFGEDPDVDAVDLHVRAVMQAALDELARERRFPVLG; from the coding sequence ATGAGCAGCGGCGGGGCGGATAAAGAAGTCGCCAAGTGGGATCCCGGCTTCACCAAGCAGATCATGGACCGGGTCGGACCGGTCATCAAGCGCTACTTTCGCGCCGAGGTCCGGGATCTGGACCGGATGCCCGCCGCCGGTGGCGCGCTGGTGGTGTCCAACCACTCCGGCGGGATGCTGACGCCCGATGTGATGGTGCTCGCGCCGGCCTTCTACAAACGGTTCGGCTTCGATCGGCCGCTCTACACGCTGGCCCACTACGGTGTGTTTCTCGGCAACATCGGCGACTGGCTGCGCCGGTCCGGAGTGATCGAGGCGAGCCGGGAGAACGCCGCGAAGGCGCTTCGCGATGGTTCGGTGGTGCTGGTGTTCCCCGGCGGCGACTACGACTCGTACCGCCCGACGTTCACCGAGAACGTCATCGACTTCAACGGCAGAAAAGGCTACGTCCGCACCGCGATCGAGACCGGCGTGCCGATCGTGCCGGTGGTCTCCATCGGCGCCCAGGAAACGCAGTTGTTCCTGGCCCGCGGCGACTCGATCGCCAGGCGCCTCGGCCTCACCCGCGCCCGCATGGAGATCCTGCCGCTGTCCATCGGTTTCCCGTTCGGCCTGTCGGCCATCTTCCCGCCGAACGTGCCGCTGCCGTCGAAGATCGTCACCCGGGTGCTCGACCCGATCGACATCCGGGCCGAGTTCGGCGAGGACCCCGACGTCGACGCCGTCGACCTCCACGTCAGGGCGGTGATGCAGGCCGCGCTCGACGAATTGGCCCGCGAACGTCGCTTTCCTGTGCTTGGCTGA
- a CDS encoding SDR family NAD(P)-dependent oxidoreductase, whose product MAIDPSDILLTDRVAVVTGGGRGIGRGIAQGLAAFGASVAIWERDPDACAAAGDSCGALGIVADVRDGEQVDAALQRTVDELGEVTILVNNAGGTFYSPLLDTSENGWDALYKANLRHVLSCTQRVARRLVHARLPGSVINVTSIEGVRAAPGYAAYAAAKAGVINYTQTASFELSPHGIRVNALAPDLTLTDGLVEMSGGALSPDTAPGIPMGRPGHVDEIAGAAVFLASDMARYLTGQTIHIDGGTHAAGGWYHHPQTGRPTLGPS is encoded by the coding sequence ATGGCCATCGACCCGTCCGACATCCTGCTCACCGACCGCGTCGCGGTGGTCACCGGCGGCGGACGCGGCATCGGCCGCGGGATCGCGCAGGGCCTGGCGGCGTTCGGCGCCTCGGTGGCCATCTGGGAACGCGATCCCGACGCATGCGCGGCCGCCGGCGACAGTTGCGGGGCGCTGGGCATCGTCGCCGATGTGCGCGACGGCGAGCAAGTCGACGCGGCGCTGCAGCGCACCGTCGACGAACTCGGCGAGGTCACGATCCTGGTCAACAACGCGGGCGGGACGTTCTACTCGCCGCTGCTCGACACCTCCGAAAACGGTTGGGACGCACTGTACAAGGCGAATCTCCGGCACGTGCTGTCGTGCACGCAACGGGTGGCTCGGCGACTCGTGCACGCGCGGCTGCCCGGCAGCGTCATCAACGTCACCTCGATCGAAGGCGTGCGGGCCGCCCCCGGATACGCTGCGTACGCGGCCGCGAAAGCCGGCGTCATCAATTACACGCAGACCGCGTCGTTCGAACTGTCGCCGCACGGCATCCGCGTGAACGCACTGGCCCCGGACCTCACCCTGACCGACGGGCTGGTGGAGATGTCCGGCGGCGCGCTGTCGCCCGACACCGCGCCCGGCATCCCGATGGGACGCCCCGGACACGTCGACGAAATCGCCGGTGCTGCGGTCTTTCTCGCGTCCGACATGGCCCGCTACCTCACCGGGCAGACGATTCACATCGACGGCGGCACGCACGCGGCGGGCGGCTGGTATCACCACCCGCAGACCGGGCGGCCGACGCTTGGCCCCTCCTGA
- a CDS encoding SDR family NAD(P)-dependent oxidoreductase, which yields MDGYEGRSAVITGGASGIGLATAREFARRGARLMLADVNSVTLDAAVAELRDEGADVHGVVCDVRKLDDVTALADQAFGEFGSVHVVFNNAGIAYAGPIVETSHEDWRFVIDVDLWGPIHGVEAFLPRLIAQDEPSHIAFTASFAGLIPNVGLGPYCVAKYGVVALAETLSREVRANGIGVSVLCPMIVETDLMANSERVRSDEYGPATPVGELPSASTDPEVTAEEVARLMADGILANRLYVIPHSVSRGSIRRRFERIDHAFEEQAAEGWTH from the coding sequence GTGGATGGATATGAAGGGCGCTCGGCGGTCATCACCGGCGGCGCGAGCGGCATCGGGTTGGCCACCGCCAGGGAGTTCGCCCGCCGCGGCGCGCGGCTGATGCTCGCCGACGTCAACTCGGTCACGCTCGACGCGGCCGTGGCGGAGCTGCGCGACGAGGGCGCCGACGTCCACGGCGTCGTCTGCGACGTCCGCAAGCTCGACGACGTCACCGCCCTGGCCGACCAGGCGTTCGGCGAGTTCGGTTCGGTGCACGTGGTGTTCAACAACGCGGGCATCGCCTATGCGGGCCCGATCGTCGAAACCTCCCATGAGGACTGGCGATTCGTCATCGACGTCGACCTGTGGGGGCCGATCCACGGCGTCGAGGCGTTCCTGCCCCGGCTGATCGCGCAGGACGAGCCCAGCCACATCGCGTTCACCGCGTCGTTCGCCGGGCTGATCCCCAATGTCGGCCTCGGGCCCTACTGCGTCGCAAAGTACGGCGTCGTCGCGCTGGCCGAGACGTTGTCGCGTGAGGTGCGGGCCAACGGCATCGGGGTCTCGGTGCTGTGCCCGATGATCGTCGAGACCGACCTGATGGCCAACAGCGAACGCGTCCGCAGCGACGAGTACGGCCCGGCCACCCCGGTCGGTGAGCTGCCGTCCGCGTCGACCGATCCCGAGGTCACCGCCGAGGAGGTCGCGCGGCTGATGGCCGACGGCATCCTCGCCAACCGCCTCTATGTCATTCCGCACAGCGTGTCGCGCGGTTCGATCCGCCGCCGGTTCGAGCGCATCGACCACGCCTTCGAGGAGCAGGCCGCCGAGGGCTGGACCCACTGA
- a CDS encoding phosphotransferase encodes MTAAELSLPRSWEDITPGWMTAALGKHFPGATVDGVTVALRDDGTNRRARLALTYAAGSGPATVFAKAVDPDHAELVALTSGLFHEPRLFSSDVELPLDHPAVYAALIDEPGSNFVLIMEDVVTRGADPRDSTRPMSVEQVANGVRGLARMHSQFWGQRLSATSRLDWLEPFVAFEGLEHAPLHIAHERLGDTVPSVVLGLSGTELFVDIWARYIGTLTTSPQTLLHGDPHIGNTYVLPDDDVGFLDWQMARRGNWSLDLGYFLQGALTIEDRRAAERDLLDEYRGALTLPSSELPSAEQVWLRYRASVAHGLAIWMATLSGGDAWQGADISLALAQRYAAAFVDLDTRAALNALT; translated from the coding sequence TTGACCGCTGCCGAGCTGTCGCTGCCGCGCAGCTGGGAGGACATCACGCCGGGCTGGATGACGGCGGCGCTCGGGAAGCACTTCCCGGGTGCCACCGTCGACGGTGTCACGGTCGCGCTGCGCGACGACGGCACCAACCGGCGGGCGCGGCTGGCGCTGACGTATGCCGCGGGGTCGGGGCCTGCGACGGTGTTCGCCAAGGCCGTCGACCCCGACCACGCCGAACTGGTGGCCCTGACCAGTGGGCTGTTCCACGAGCCGCGGCTGTTCAGTTCGGATGTCGAACTGCCGCTGGATCATCCGGCGGTCTACGCCGCGCTGATCGACGAGCCCGGCTCGAACTTCGTGCTGATCATGGAGGACGTCGTGACGCGGGGCGCGGACCCGCGGGACTCGACTCGGCCGATGTCGGTCGAGCAGGTCGCCAACGGGGTGCGCGGGCTGGCCCGGATGCACAGCCAGTTCTGGGGACAGCGGCTGTCGGCGACCTCGCGACTGGACTGGCTCGAGCCGTTCGTCGCGTTCGAGGGACTCGAGCACGCCCCGCTGCACATCGCGCATGAGCGGCTGGGCGACACGGTGCCGTCGGTGGTGCTCGGGCTCAGCGGCACCGAGTTGTTCGTCGACATCTGGGCCCGCTACATCGGCACGCTGACGACCTCTCCGCAGACGCTGCTGCACGGCGACCCCCACATCGGCAACACCTATGTGCTGCCCGACGACGACGTCGGGTTCCTGGACTGGCAGATGGCCCGCCGCGGCAACTGGTCGCTGGACCTCGGCTACTTCCTGCAGGGCGCGCTGACCATCGAGGACCGCAGGGCCGCCGAGCGTGATCTGCTCGACGAGTACCGCGGCGCGTTGACGCTGCCGTCCTCGGAACTGCCGTCCGCCGAGCAGGTTTGGCTGCGGTACCGGGCCTCGGTGGCACACGGGCTGGCCATCTGGATGGCGACGCTGTCGGGCGGCGACGCCTGGCAGGGCGCTGACATCAGCCTGGCGTTGGCGCAGCGCTACGCCGCCGCGTTCGTGGACCTGGACACCCGCGCGGCGCTGAACGCACTGACCTGA
- the fadD12 gene encoding acyl-CoA ligase FadD12, with protein MADNLGVLQTLWRAGLIAPLRPDKYLRMGTAVRRVGMTATVGFAIAAQRCPDRPGLIDERGTLTWKQLDDRCDALAAGLARLPGGTPKTVAVMCRNHRGFIEALVAANRIGSDVLLLNTSFAGPALAEVVDREGADVVIYDEEFAAIVDRAMADKPDAVRILGWVDGSPETLTVDRLIDENAGRRPEPSQRKSDIILLTSGTTGTPKGAKRGAGSGGVGDLKAVLDRTPWRAEEPIVIVAPMFHAWGFSQLLFAALLACTIVTRRKFDPEATLALVDEHRATGLAVVPVMFDRIMDLPDDVRNRYSGRSLRFATASGSRMRPDVVIRFMDQFGDVIYNNYNATEAGMIATATPADLRAAPDTAGTPADGTEIRILDAEFNELPAGETGKIFVRSGTLFDGYTSGNTKDFHDGFMASGDMGYLDTAGRLFVVGRDDEMIVSGGENVYPIEVEKVLAAHPEVAEATVLGVDDEQYGQRLVAFVVLGGAAGVTPDDLRQHVRDNLANYKVPRQITVLDELPRGSTGKVVRKDLLDLVD; from the coding sequence ATGGCCGACAATCTGGGAGTCCTTCAAACGCTTTGGCGCGCAGGCCTGATCGCACCACTGCGCCCGGACAAGTATCTGCGGATGGGCACGGCGGTCCGTCGCGTCGGGATGACCGCGACCGTCGGCTTCGCGATCGCCGCGCAGCGCTGCCCCGACCGGCCCGGGCTCATCGACGAGCGGGGCACGCTGACCTGGAAGCAACTCGACGACCGCTGTGACGCGCTGGCCGCCGGCCTCGCGCGCCTGCCCGGCGGGACCCCGAAAACGGTTGCGGTGATGTGCCGTAACCATCGCGGCTTCATCGAGGCGTTGGTCGCCGCGAACCGGATCGGCTCCGACGTGCTGCTGCTCAACACCTCGTTCGCGGGGCCCGCGCTGGCCGAGGTGGTCGACCGCGAAGGCGCCGACGTCGTCATCTACGACGAGGAGTTCGCCGCGATCGTCGACCGCGCCATGGCCGACAAGCCCGATGCCGTCCGCATCCTGGGCTGGGTCGACGGATCGCCCGAGACACTGACAGTGGACCGCCTGATCGACGAGAACGCCGGCCGGCGCCCGGAACCCAGCCAGCGCAAGAGCGACATCATCCTGCTGACATCGGGCACCACCGGCACCCCGAAGGGCGCCAAGCGGGGCGCGGGCAGCGGCGGGGTGGGCGATCTGAAGGCCGTGCTCGACCGCACCCCGTGGCGGGCGGAAGAACCGATCGTGATCGTCGCGCCGATGTTTCACGCCTGGGGGTTCTCGCAACTGTTGTTCGCCGCGCTGCTCGCGTGCACCATCGTCACCCGGCGCAAGTTCGACCCCGAGGCGACGCTGGCGCTGGTCGATGAGCACCGTGCCACGGGCCTGGCCGTCGTCCCGGTCATGTTCGACCGCATCATGGATCTGCCCGACGACGTCCGGAACCGCTACAGCGGCCGGTCACTTCGCTTCGCGACCGCGTCCGGGTCCCGGATGCGGCCCGACGTGGTGATCAGGTTCATGGACCAATTCGGTGACGTGATCTACAACAACTACAACGCCACCGAGGCCGGGATGATCGCGACCGCCACCCCGGCCGATCTGCGGGCCGCGCCCGATACTGCGGGAACACCGGCCGACGGCACCGAGATTCGCATCCTCGACGCCGAGTTCAACGAGCTGCCCGCCGGCGAGACGGGGAAGATCTTCGTGCGCAGCGGCACCCTGTTCGACGGCTACACCTCCGGGAACACCAAGGACTTCCACGACGGGTTCATGGCCTCGGGGGACATGGGCTACCTGGACACCGCGGGCCGGCTGTTCGTCGTGGGCCGCGACGACGAGATGATCGTCTCCGGTGGCGAGAATGTCTACCCGATCGAGGTCGAGAAGGTGCTCGCGGCCCATCCCGAGGTCGCCGAGGCCACCGTGCTCGGCGTCGACGACGAGCAGTACGGGCAACGCCTCGTCGCCTTCGTGGTGCTCGGCGGCGCGGCTGGCGTCACCCCGGACGACCTCAGACAGCACGTGCGCGACAACCTCGCGAATTACAAGGTGCCGCGGCAGATCACGGTGCTCGACGAACTGCCGCGCGGCAGCACCGGCAAGGTGGTGCGCAAGGACCTGCTCGACCTCGTCGACTAG